The DNA region AGGCCGGGCCGAACGGCAAGATCTCGATCACCTATTTCGAATGGGCCGCTTCCAACGACCAGAAGGTGATCATTCCCTGGCGGGTGATCGATGGTCCCGAGAGCGCGGATGCGGTCTCGGCCGAGATCATGAAGACGCCGGTGCGCCGCGCCTCGCGCACCTCGATCTCCGGCGCGATCTATTTCGCGATCCCGATGTTCGACGAGAATCCGAACCGCGGCCTGCGCCGCGTGATCGATATTTCCGGCGACGGGCCGAACAACAGCGGCTCGCCGATCCTGCCCGCGCGCGATGCGGCGCTCGAGAAGGGCATCGTCATCAACGGCCTGCCGATCATGGTGAAGGAGCCGTCCTACTCCACGATGGATATCGAGAATCTCGACTATTACTACGAGGACTGCGTGATCGGCGGCCCCGGCTCCTTCGTCGTCTCGATCAAGGATCGCGAGAAGTTCAAGGAAGCGATCCGCACCAAGCTCCTGCTCGAAGTCGCCGGCCGCACCCCGGAGCGCCCGATCATGCGCACCGCTGACAAGGAACCGCGGGTCAGTTGCACGATCGGTGAGAAGATCTGGCAGGACAGGTGGGGGCGGTAGCGGTCATGTAGGATGGGTAGAGCGCAGCGAAACCCATCAATCGTGTTTTGCAGCGATGGGTTTCGCGGCGCTCTACCCATCCTACGGTCCGCTAGATTCAACGCGTAAACCGCGCCACCAGCTCGGCATGCGGGGTGTGACGGAACTGGTCGACCGGGGTGACGCCGACCATCCTGTAGCCGCCATCGATCAGGATCTTTGCGTCGCGCGCAAACGTCGCGGCGTTGCAGGAGACCGCGACGACGTTCGGCACCTTGCTGGCCGCTAGCTGCGTCGCCTGCGCCTGGGCGCCTTGCCTTGGTGGATCAAACACCACCGTGTCGTAGTCGCGCAATTCCTGCGGCATCAGCGGGCGGCGGAACAGGTCGCGCGCTTCGGCCTTCAGCGGCTTCAAGCCGCCCGTCGCCTGCGCGGCCTTCTGCAAGGCGGCGATCGCGCCGGCATCGCTGTCGAACGCCATCACCCGCGCCTTCTCGGCCAGACGCAGCGCGAACGGGCCGACGCCGCAGAACAGGTCGGCGATCTCTTTGGTGCGGCCGCAATGCTCAGTCGCGAGCCGCGCCAGCGTCTCCTCGCCCATCACGGTGGCCTGCAGGAACGAGCCGGGCGGCAGGACCACCTTTGCCTTGCCGATCGTGACCTCCGGCGATGCGCGCATCAGCACGAGCTCGCCGTGCCGGGTCAGCCGCACCAGCCGGTGCTTCTCGGCGATGCGCGACAGCGTGGTGATGACAGCCGTCGGCAGCGCGCCGGAGCCGCGCACGTCGATGTCGAGGCCGTTGAGCGTCGCGGTGACCTGGATATCGAGCGGCTTGCCCATCGCAGCGAGAGGCTCGGCGATTGCGCGTGCCGCCTCCAGCGCGCCGTCGAGCGCGGGATCGAGGATCGGACAGCGGTCGACCGGGACGATGTCGTGCGAGCCTGCCGCCGCGAAGCCGACCTTGAGCAAATCATGGGTGCCCGTCCGCGCATGCAGCGTGATGCGGCGGCGGCCGGCACCATGGGCGTCGATCAGGGGCGCTACGTCGCCCGCGATTTTGGCCTGCGCCAGCGTCTCGACGACGATGTTACGCTTCCAGGCCTGATAGGGCGTCTCGTTCCAGTGCTGGATCGCGCAGCCGCCGCAGACGCCGAAATGCGGGCAGAACGGCGCGATCCGCTCGGGGCTGGCGTCCACGACGCGCAGCAACTGCCGCCGGTCGGGATGGTTGCCGGGGACATCGGCGACCTCGACGGTTTCGCCGCCCAGCGTATAGGGCACGTAGACCGACTGCGCGGCGATCGCGATGCCGTCGCCGCGGTGACCGACACGGTCGATGGTGAGCGTTTCAGCCACGGCGCGCGCCGAGGAAGAACTCGATATTGCCGTCGCCGCCGGTGATGGAGGACGGGAACACCTGGATGTCGGTGCAGCCGAGCGATCCGGCAAAGGCGGCGATGTCGTCGCAGATCTCCTGATGCACCATCGCGTTGCGGATGATGCCGCGCTTGGAGTGCTTTCGCGCCGCCTCGAATTGCGGCTTGATCAGTGCCAGCAAATGCATCGGCGCCGCGGCGAGCGACAGCGCCACCGGCAGCACCAGCTTCAGTGAAATGAAGCTGACATCGATCACGACGACATCGGGCCGCGCCGGCAGGCGTTTGCCTTCGAAGCTCCTGATGTCGGTCGCCTCCATCGAGACGATCTTCGGATGATCCTGCAGCGAGGCATGCAACTGGCCATGGCCGACATCGATGGCAAACACCAAGCTCGCACCGTTGGCGAGCAGCACCTCGGTGAAGCCGCCGGTGGAGGCGCCGACGTCGAGACAGACATGGTCCTCGATATCGATCGGATAATGCTCCAGCGCGCCGGCGAGCTTGACGCCGCCGCGCGACACATAGGGATGCGCCGGCTCGGCGGTCAGCGCGGCATCGCCTGCGATGATCTCCGAAGCCTTGGTGATCGGCTTGCCGTCGGCGGCGACGAGGCCTGCGTCGATCGCGGCGCGCGCCCGGGCCCGGCTTTCGAACAGGCCACGTTCGACCAGCAGCACGTCGACGCGCTTCGCGGCCGAGGCGTCGTTGTTGCCGTTCGCGGTCAATTCACACCCGGCAATCGTTGCTTGGCGGCGAGCTGCACGCAGGTCTCGAAGCAGGCGAGATCGTGCCAGATGTCGGCTGGCGCTTCGCGTGGCGTCACCAACGGCGCGCCGTACAGCTCGAGGGCGTGGATCATCATCAGATTGTCGGGCAATCCGAACTCTTCCACCGTCAGCCCCTCCGCATCGATCAGCCGGCCGTCGGTCGCCTCGACGACCTGCTGCAGTCGCGCCACGCGGTTGGCATAGGACGCCGGATCGTTCGAATAGGCAAAGCAGCGCTTGCGCCGTCCCGCCATGTAGCCGAGTTCGTAGACGGTACCTGCGTCGGCACTGGGGCCGCGAAACGGCGTCAAGTTGGCGATGATGGCGTCGGCGGATTCCATCAGCACCGCATTGGTCCGGAAGATCGACCGCGATGCGCCGGCGGCCGCGGGATCGATGGCGTTGTCGAGCGGATAAAGCGCGGTGAGCCCGTATCTGGCGCAGATATCCGCCTTGCGGCGGCCCATCTCGACCGCATCCGGCAGGAACACGTCAGGACCTGCCAGATAGATTTTCATCGACTTACCAGCGCCGTCGAGCGCCGCCCGGAGGATTACGCGAGCTTGACCGTCTCGGTCTTATAATCCTTGCCGAGGGTTTCGAACACCTTGGCAACGATGCTTTTGGCGTCGAGACCCGCGCGCGCATACATCGCGTTGGGCGAGTCGTGATCGAGGAACACGTCGGGCAGGATCATCGAGCGGAATTTCAACATCCCGCTGTCGAGCATGCCGTGATCGGTCAGGAACTGCACCACGTGAGAGCCGAAGCCGCCGACCGAGCCTTCCTCGATGGTGATCAGGATCTCGTGGTCGCGGGCGAGCTTCAGGACCATGTCCTCGTCCAGCGGCTTCATGAATCGCGCGTCGGCGATGGTCGCGGAAAGGCCATGGGCGGCGAGCTCGTCCGCCGCCTTCTCGCATTCGCCGAGGCGGGTGCCGAACGACAGCAGGGCGACCTTCTTGCCCTCGCGGACGATGCGGCCCTTGCCGATCGGCAGGGGAACGCCGACTTCCGGCATCTCGACGCCGCGGCCTTCGCCGCGCGGATAGCGCAGCGCGCTCGGGCGGTCGTTGATCGCAACCTGGGTCGCCACCATGTGCACCATCTCGGCCTCGTCGGAGGCCGCCATGATCACGAAATTCGGCAGGCAGCCGAGATAGGCGTTGTCGAACGAGCCGGCATGGGTCGCGCCGTCGGCGCCGACCAGGCCGGCGCGGTCGATCGCGAAACGCACCGGCAGGCTCTGGATCGCGACGTCATGCACGACCTGGTCATAGCCGCGCTGCAGGAAGGTCGAGTAGATCGCGCAGAACGGCTTGTAGCCCTCGGTGGCGAGGCCGGCGGCGAATGTCACCGCATGCTGTTCGGCGATGCCGACGTCGAAGGTGCGGTCCGGGAAAGCCTTGTTGAAGATGTCGACACCGGTGCCCGACGGCATTGCCGCGGTGATGGCGACGATCTTGTCGTCCTTCTGGGCTTCCTTGACCAGGCTCTGGCCGAACACATTCTGGTAGGCCGGTGCATTCGGTTTTGCCTTGGCCTGGGTTCCCGTCGCGACGTCAAACTTGACGACGGCGTGGTACTTGTCGGCGGAGGCTTCGGCGGGGCCGTAGCCCTTGCCCTTCTGCGTCACGACATGGACCAGGATCGGCCCGGTCTCCATGTCGCGGACGTTTTTCAGCACAGGCAGCAGATGGTCGAGGTTATGGCCGTCGATCGGGCCGACATAATAGAAGCCGAGCTCCTCGAACAGCGTGCCGCCATCCATCATGAAGCCGCGGGAATATTCCTCGACGCGGTTGGCGCGGTTGGCGAGGATCTTCGGCAGGCGCTTGTTGATCTGCTTGGCCGCCTCGCGCAGCGTGCGATAGGTCTTGCCGGAATAGAGCCGCGACAGATAGGCGCTCATGGCGCCGACCGGCGGCGCGATCGACATGTCGTTGTCGTTGAGGATCACGATCAGGCGCGAGTTCATGGCGCCGGCGTTGTTCATGGCCTCATAGGCCATGCCGGCCGACATCGCGCCGTCACCGATCACGGCGATAACGTTGTTCTTGCGTCCGGAGAGGTCGCGCGCAACCGCCATGCCAAGGCCGGCCGAGATCGAGGTCGAGGAATGCGCGGCGCCGAACGGATCGTAGTCGCTCTCGGTGCGCTTGGTGAAGCCGGAGAGGCCGCCGCCCGTGCGCAGCGTGCGGATGCGGTCGCGGCGGCCGGTCAGGATCTTGTGCGGGTAGGCCTGGTGGCCGACGTCCCAGATCAGGCGGTCGCGCGGGGTGTCGAAGATATAATGGATCGCGGTGGTCAGCTCGACCACGCCGAGGCCGGCACCGAAATGTCCGCCGGTCACCGACACTGCGTCGATGGTTTCCTGACGCAGTTCGTCGGCCACCTGGCGCACCTGCTCGACCTTCAGCTTGCGCAGGTCTTCCGGCGTGCGGATGGTGTCGAGAAGCGGCGTTTTACTAAATGTGGTCACAGCGATATTCCAATTTTGCCATGTCGGAATCCAAGCCGAAGGCCTGGGCCCGACGCGAGAAGGGTTGCGCGCTCGCGCGCAGCGAAAGCCAGACACTGCTGTTGCCCCGGCAAGCCGGTGCCTGGATGTAAGCCTAGATGCACTCCGGATTGGACCTCGTGATATCAATCACGTTGGTCGCTCTTCACCCGTCCCGGTTCAGTTTTTGTCGAACCATTTGAGACGCTTGCCGCCGGAAGAATCCGGCCGCCCGCCACTCTCAAATGCCCATAGAACTGGAAGCATTACACCAAAGTTGTGGCCAAAGCCAACCCGCTCGCCGCTCCGGGTTCCCATGCCCTGCGATGAAAAGCTCAATCTTTTCAATGGACGAGACGCAGGGCGGGTTCCATCTCGCCTACTTCATGGGCAGCCGGCCGGGTCCGGAGCGGCCGATTCGATCGACACCGGTCCGCGTCTCCGGTGGAAACGCGCAGCAATAATTGCCGGCTTCGCGGCGGCCGCCGCGCCCTCGCTACTGCACGTCGAGCGGTTCGGTGCCGGTCGGCTGGCCGGAGGCGTCGGTGGTGATCTTGTCGACGCGGGCTTCGGCCTGACGCAGCAGTTCCTCGCAGCGCCGCTTCAAGGCTTCGCCGCGCTCATAGATCGTGACCGATTCCTCGAGCGGGACCTTGCCGTCCTCGAGCCGCTTGACGATCGATTCGAGTTCCTCGATCGCGCGCTCGAAGGAGAGTTTCTTGACGTCCGCTGCAGTGTTTTCGGCCATTCTTTGCGTTCCCGGTTGCGCCGATCAGATCGTGATCCGGTCTTGTCGTCCGCGCGCGGCCCGTCGCAGGCCCACGCTCGTCCCGGCGCAGAATCAATCGAAGTTTTGCGGGGGTATTGTGGCGGGGATTCAGGCGCCCATCAATGCGGTGACGTGGGAAGCCACCGACTCTTTCAGGCCCTGCAGGTCGTAGCCGCCCTCCAGCACCGAGACCACGCGGCCGCCGGCGCTCTTGTCGGCGAGATCCATCAGCTTCTGCGTCACCCAGCCGAAATCGTCGCCCGTCAGGTTGATCGAGGCCAGGGGATCGCGGTGATGCGCGTCGAAGCCGGCCGAGATGATGACGAGTTCCGGCGAGAACTTCGCGAGTTGCGGCAGGATCAGGTTCTCGAACGCGGAACGGAATTTGGCGCTGCCGTCGCCGGGGGCGAGCGGCGCGTTGACGACCGTGTCGTGCTCGCCGCGTTCGCTCATCGCGCCGGTGCCGGGAAACAGCGGCATCTGATGGGTCGAGCAGTACATCACGGTCGGATCGGCCCAGAAGATGTCCTGGGTGCCGTTGCCGTGATGGACGTCGAAATCGATTACTGCGGCGCGCTTGATGCCGTATTTGCGCTGCGCGTGGCGCGCGGCGATCGCGGCATTGTCGAAGAAGCAAAAGCCCATCGGCGTCGATTTCTCGGCGTGGTGGCCAGGCGGACGCACCGCGACGAAGGCGTTGTTGTGCTTGCCCTCCATCACCGCATCGGTCGCGGCCACCGCGCCGCCGACGCCGCGCATCACCGCTTCCCAGGTGCCGGGCGACATCGAGGTATCGCCGTCGATGTAGATCATGCCCGACGATGGCGCGATGTGGCGGAGCTCGCCGACATAATGCTCGCCGTGACACAGCATGACGCTCTCGAGGTCGCCTTCCGGCGCGAGATCGCGCGCCAGCGCCTTGAAGCGGTCCTCGCCCAGCACCTCGGCGACAGCGCGCAGCCGATCGGGGCGTTCGGGATGTCCGGGCGGGGTCAGATGGTCGAGGCAGGCGGAATGCGTCAGAAGCAGTGTCATGCGAATTCCCGGCGCAACGGATGCGCGTAACGAGGAGGGCTCAATCTAGGCCGTTACCCGCGGTCCGGAAAGGGCTGGCCCTCAATTCAGCCGCTCGATCCGCTTGCCGGCGGTTGGGCCGACCGGACTGTTGGCCTTGAAATAGGCGTAGAGCGCATCGACGTCGTAGGCGCCGAATTGCTGCGCCGTGCCGGCCTTGAACACGGTGAAGCCGTCGCCGCCGTCCGCAAGATAGTTGTTTACGGTGACGCGATAGCTCGCCGCCGGGTCGATCGGCTTGCCGTCGAGCGACATCCGCGCGGCGATGATGCGCGCACCGTCGGGCTTGCTGTTGTCCCACGCATAGGCAAACCCCTTGGAGACCTGCAGCGCGCGCGGCCGCTTCGGGTCGGCCCATTGCTGCTCGAGCACGTCCTTGAGCTGCTTGCCGGTCAACGTCATGGTCACGAGCTGGTTGCGGAACGGCTGGCTCGCGAAAATATCCGCATAGGACACCGCGCCGTCCTCGCGCTTGACGATGTCGGTGCGGACGCCGCCGGGATTGGTGAAGGCGATCACCGCGCCGCCATTCGGCTCCGCGGCGGTCGCGGCGAGCTGCGCGTCGGCGACAATGTCGCCAAGCACGCTTTCGCCGGTCTCGATCGGCGTGCGCGACAGCGTCTCGGTGACCGAGCCCGCGGCGCGGTTAGCGATCGGCGCGGCGAGGCGGTCATAGGCCTCGAGCAGCGCAGTTTGCTCGGGATCGCGATGATAGCTGCCGATCCGTACGATGGTGTTGTCGGCCTTGGCGCTGATCACGTCGTGGGTCTTCGGATCGAGCTGGAGGTCGATCGCGGTGATCAGCGTGCCGTATTTGTCGCCTGATGTGACGAGCCGTCCGTCGATCTCGCAGACATAAGCCTGGTGGGTGTGTCCGGAGATCACGACGTCGACCGCCTTGTCGAACTTCTTGACGATGTCGACGATTGGCCCGGAGATGCCGGGGCATTCATTATAGTCGCCGGTCGGGAAGCCGCCTTCGTGGATCAGCACCACGATCGCCGCGACGCCCTTCGCCTTCAACTCCGGCACCAGCGCGTTGACGGTGTCGGCTTCGTCGCGGAATTCCAGATTGGCGACGCCGGACGGCGACACCAGGTTCGGCGTGTTCTTCAGCGCCAGCCCGACGAAGGCGACCGGGATGCCGTCGAACTCCCTGATCTCGTAGGGCGGAAACACCGGCTTGCCGGTGGTCTTGTCGATCGTGCTGGCGGCGAGATAGTGGAACTTGGCGCCGGTGAACGGGTGCGGCCCCTGGCAATTGTCGACCGGATGGCAGCCGCCATTCTGCATCCGCAGCAGCTCGTCCTTGCCCTCGTCGAATTCGTGGTTGCCGACCGAGGAGATCGCAAGCCCCATCATCGACAGCGACTCGATGGTCGGCTCGTCGTGGAACATCGCCGACAGGAACGGGCTCGCGCCGATCAGGTCGCCGGCGGCGACGAAGATGTTGTTCTTGTGGCCTTCGCGCAACTGCTTGATCGCGGTCGACATCCGCTCGGCGCCGCCGGCTCCCACCATGATCTTCTTGGTCGGATCGGCCGGATCGGTGATGCGGATGCCGCCGGGCGGCGGCCTGAGATAGCCGTGGAAGTCGTTGATGGCGAGAATGCGCAAATCCACCGGCGCTGCGCTCTGCGCGAGGCAGGGGCCGGCTGCGCCAACGGCAAGCGCGAGAAGCGCGGAGGTGAGGGGCGAAAAGGGGAAGCGTCTCATGACCCGTCCATGGAGCACGCGATCATGACGCGGCGCCACTACAATTTTGCGACGAGGTCGTTCAATCCTTCGTGCGCCCGATGAATGCCTCGAAGGCGGCGACGGCTTCCTTCGAGCGCATGCGCTCGGTGAACAGATGGTTTTCCTGATCAATCCGGCGGGTGACGTCCTCCGGCGGCAGGCGGATCAGCCGCCGCGAAATCGCCACCGCCTCGGCCGGCAACGCGCAGATCTCGCGCGCCACCTTGTGCGCCTCGACCTCGGCGTGGCCGGGCGCCACCACGATGTTGACGAAGCCGGCGACGCGCGCGTCGTCGGCGGTCATGGTGCGCCCCATCACCAGCATCGCGAACGCCCGATGATGGCCCATGCTGCGCGGCATCAGCAGGCTGGAGGCGCCCTCCGGCACCAGGCCGAAACTCGAGAATGGGGTCGAGAACAGCGCGGACTTGCTGGCCAGCACATAGTCGCAGTGGAACAGCATGGTGGTGCCGATGCCCATCGCAACGCCGTCGACCGCGGCGATGATCGGCTTGACGTTGTGGGCCAGTGAATACAGGAACTTGACCAGGTTGGAGGCCACCGGGGGATCGGAATTCGCGGTGCCCTGGTTCAACAGGTCCTCGATGTCGTTGCCCGCGGTGAACACGCCGGAGCCGCCTGTGATGATCAGGCAGCGGATCTTCGGATTGTTCTGCGCCTTGTCGATGGCGTCGCTGACCGCGCGAAACATGTCCTGGGTCATCGCGTTCTTCTTCTCGGGCCGACGCAGCTTGATCAGGCGCGTAGCGCCTTCGTCGGTCACGATCACATGCGCGGTCATCACGCGGTCCCTTGCATCGGTGGGCAGCGCCATCGCCGCCGCGCGGTCCTGCCCATCGCCAGTCCTTACACAGACCTTACACGATCCGCTGTGGGCCCCAAGGGCTCTCAAGCGTTTCCGCGCGCTTTTCCCCGCTGCGCGAGCATGAGGCTGGCGCAATGCAGTTAACCGGAATTCACCATGCAGGAGCCAGGCTGCGCCGCGGGTCCGACGGACGACGCCGGCTGCATACCTGACGTCGCATCGTTCGGTCCGGCGGGCGCCGGCGGAGTACGCACCGCGCTCGCGACGCATTTAGCCGTCGTCGGCCAGAAACATTCCGCCACCCGACGCATTCACTCTCCTGCAGTCGACAGACGCGGCCCGAAGGAGTTCGGTTCCGCTGCCTGTGTGGCTGAGCGCGAGGAGAGTGACGTGCAAATCTCCGGCCGATTGGAACTATCGCGGCGCCATTTGTTGATTGCCGGAGCTGCCTCGCTGGCGGCCTCCTCCACGGCGTTGCCCACGCCTTCGGCAGCGGCGCCGCGAATTCCCCCGACAGGAGCACCTGTGATGACACGCGTGGCCTTTGACGTGAACGGCGAAACCCATCAGCTCGAGCTCGATACCAGGACCACGCTGCTCGATGCGTTGCGCGAGCATCTGCATCTGACGGGCACCAAGAAGGGTTGCGACCACGGCCAGTGCGGTGCCTGCACGGTGATCGTCGACGGACGGCGCATCAACTCCTGCCTGACGCTCGCGGTGATGCATGAGGGCGACGAGATCACGACGATCGAGGGGCTGGGCACGCCGGACGGGCTGCATCCGATGCAGGCGGCGTTTGTCAAGCACGACGGCTATCAATGCGGTTACTGCACGCCGGGACAGATCTGCTCGGCGGTCGCCGTGCTCGCCGAGATCAGGGCCGGCGTTCCGAGCCACGTCACGGACGATCTCAACGCGCCGATGCGGCTGAGCAATGCCGAGCTGCGCGAGCGGATGAGTGGCAACATCTGCCGCTGCGGTGCCTATTCCAACATTGCGGAAGCGATCGAAGAGGTCGCCGGGAGGAGCGCATGAGAGCCTTCAGTTACGAGCGGGCTCATTCGCCCGCGGAGGCGGCGAGCGCGGCGGCGCGCACGACGAATGCAAAATTCATCGCCGGCGGCACCAATCTGCTCGACCTGATGAAACTCGAGATCGAGACGCCGGCGCATCTGATCGACGTCAACGGCCTGGCGCTGGACAAGATCAAGCCGACCGGGCAAGGCGGCCTGTGGATCGGCGCGCTGGTGCGCAATACCGATCTCGCGGCCGATACGCGCATTCGGCGAGACTACGGCGTGCTGTCCCGTGCGCTACTCGCCGGCGCCTCCGGCCAGTTGCGCAACAAGGCGACGACCGCCGGCAATCTCTTGCAGCGAACCCGCTGTCCTTATTTCTACGACACCAATTTGCCCTGCAACAAACGCAAG from Bradyrhizobium genosp. L includes:
- a CDS encoding DUF1194 domain-containing protein; translation: MRWYVSIGAVLVAGMLAGGDVAGVAAPGPGTQGGHRLAEKEANPSVDIELIIAVDVSYSMDMDELAVQREGYAQAIVSKEFLQALKAGPNGKISITYFEWAASNDQKVIIPWRVIDGPESADAVSAEIMKTPVRRASRTSISGAIYFAIPMFDENPNRGLRRVIDISGDGPNNSGSPILPARDAALEKGIVINGLPIMVKEPSYSTMDIENLDYYYEDCVIGGPGSFVVSIKDREKFKEAIRTKLLLEVAGRTPERPIMRTADKEPRVSCTIGEKIWQDRWGR
- a CDS encoding class I SAM-dependent RNA methyltransferase, whose translation is MAETLTIDRVGHRGDGIAIAAQSVYVPYTLGGETVEVADVPGNHPDRRQLLRVVDASPERIAPFCPHFGVCGGCAIQHWNETPYQAWKRNIVVETLAQAKIAGDVAPLIDAHGAGRRRITLHARTGTHDLLKVGFAAAGSHDIVPVDRCPILDPALDGALEAARAIAEPLAAMGKPLDIQVTATLNGLDIDVRGSGALPTAVITTLSRIAEKHRLVRLTRHGELVLMRASPEVTIGKAKVVLPPGSFLQATVMGEETLARLATEHCGRTKEIADLFCGVGPFALRLAEKARVMAFDSDAGAIAALQKAAQATGGLKPLKAEARDLFRRPLMPQELRDYDTVVFDPPRQGAQAQATQLAASKVPNVVAVSCNAATFARDAKILIDGGYRMVGVTPVDQFRHTPHAELVARFTR
- a CDS encoding TlyA family RNA methyltransferase; this translates as MTANGNNDASAAKRVDVLLVERGLFESRARARAAIDAGLVAADGKPITKASEIIAGDAALTAEPAHPYVSRGGVKLAGALEHYPIDIEDHVCLDVGASTGGFTEVLLANGASLVFAIDVGHGQLHASLQDHPKIVSMEATDIRSFEGKRLPARPDVVVIDVSFISLKLVLPVALSLAAAPMHLLALIKPQFEAARKHSKRGIIRNAMVHQEICDDIAAFAGSLGCTDIQVFPSSITGGDGNIEFFLGARRG
- a CDS encoding nucleoside 2-deoxyribosyltransferase; translation: MKIYLAGPDVFLPDAVEMGRRKADICARYGLTALYPLDNAIDPAAAGASRSIFRTNAVLMESADAIIANLTPFRGPSADAGTVYELGYMAGRRKRCFAYSNDPASYANRVARLQQVVEATDGRLIDAEGLTVEEFGLPDNLMMIHALELYGAPLVTPREAPADIWHDLACFETCVQLAAKQRLPGVN
- the dxs gene encoding 1-deoxy-D-xylulose-5-phosphate synthase; amino-acid sequence: MTTFSKTPLLDTIRTPEDLRKLKVEQVRQVADELRQETIDAVSVTGGHFGAGLGVVELTTAIHYIFDTPRDRLIWDVGHQAYPHKILTGRRDRIRTLRTGGGLSGFTKRTESDYDPFGAAHSSTSISAGLGMAVARDLSGRKNNVIAVIGDGAMSAGMAYEAMNNAGAMNSRLIVILNDNDMSIAPPVGAMSAYLSRLYSGKTYRTLREAAKQINKRLPKILANRANRVEEYSRGFMMDGGTLFEELGFYYVGPIDGHNLDHLLPVLKNVRDMETGPILVHVVTQKGKGYGPAEASADKYHAVVKFDVATGTQAKAKPNAPAYQNVFGQSLVKEAQKDDKIVAITAAMPSGTGVDIFNKAFPDRTFDVGIAEQHAVTFAAGLATEGYKPFCAIYSTFLQRGYDQVVHDVAIQSLPVRFAIDRAGLVGADGATHAGSFDNAYLGCLPNFVIMAASDEAEMVHMVATQVAINDRPSALRYPRGEGRGVEMPEVGVPLPIGKGRIVREGKKVALLSFGTRLGECEKAADELAAHGLSATIADARFMKPLDEDMVLKLARDHEILITIEEGSVGGFGSHVVQFLTDHGMLDSGMLKFRSMILPDVFLDHDSPNAMYARAGLDAKSIVAKVFETLGKDYKTETVKLA
- a CDS encoding exodeoxyribonuclease VII small subunit, whose protein sequence is MAENTAADVKKLSFERAIEELESIVKRLEDGKVPLEESVTIYERGEALKRRCEELLRQAEARVDKITTDASGQPTGTEPLDVQ
- a CDS encoding histone deacetylase family protein encodes the protein MTLLLTHSACLDHLTPPGHPERPDRLRAVAEVLGEDRFKALARDLAPEGDLESVMLCHGEHYVGELRHIAPSSGMIYIDGDTSMSPGTWEAVMRGVGGAVAATDAVMEGKHNNAFVAVRPPGHHAEKSTPMGFCFFDNAAIAARHAQRKYGIKRAAVIDFDVHHGNGTQDIFWADPTVMYCSTHQMPLFPGTGAMSERGEHDTVVNAPLAPGDGSAKFRSAFENLILPQLAKFSPELVIISAGFDAHHRDPLASINLTGDDFGWVTQKLMDLADKSAGGRVVSVLEGGYDLQGLKESVASHVTALMGA
- a CDS encoding bifunctional metallophosphatase/5'-nucleotidase, translated to MRRFPFSPLTSALLALAVGAAGPCLAQSAAPVDLRILAINDFHGYLRPPPGGIRITDPADPTKKIMVGAGGAERMSTAIKQLREGHKNNIFVAAGDLIGASPFLSAMFHDEPTIESLSMMGLAISSVGNHEFDEGKDELLRMQNGGCHPVDNCQGPHPFTGAKFHYLAASTIDKTTGKPVFPPYEIREFDGIPVAFVGLALKNTPNLVSPSGVANLEFRDEADTVNALVPELKAKGVAAIVVLIHEGGFPTGDYNECPGISGPIVDIVKKFDKAVDVVISGHTHQAYVCEIDGRLVTSGDKYGTLITAIDLQLDPKTHDVISAKADNTIVRIGSYHRDPEQTALLEAYDRLAAPIANRAAGSVTETLSRTPIETGESVLGDIVADAQLAATAAEPNGGAVIAFTNPGGVRTDIVKREDGAVSYADIFASQPFRNQLVTMTLTGKQLKDVLEQQWADPKRPRALQVSKGFAYAWDNSKPDGARIIAARMSLDGKPIDPAASYRVTVNNYLADGGDGFTVFKAGTAQQFGAYDVDALYAYFKANSPVGPTAGKRIERLN
- a CDS encoding enoyl-CoA hydratase-related protein, coding for MTAHVIVTDEGATRLIKLRRPEKKNAMTQDMFRAVSDAIDKAQNNPKIRCLIITGGSGVFTAGNDIEDLLNQGTANSDPPVASNLVKFLYSLAHNVKPIIAAVDGVAMGIGTTMLFHCDYVLASKSALFSTPFSSFGLVPEGASSLLMPRSMGHHRAFAMLVMGRTMTADDARVAGFVNIVVAPGHAEVEAHKVAREICALPAEAVAISRRLIRLPPEDVTRRIDQENHLFTERMRSKEAVAAFEAFIGRTKD
- the paoA gene encoding aldehyde dehydrogenase iron-sulfur subunit PaoA translates to MAGAASLAASSTALPTPSAAAPRIPPTGAPVMTRVAFDVNGETHQLELDTRTTLLDALREHLHLTGTKKGCDHGQCGACTVIVDGRRINSCLTLAVMHEGDEITTIEGLGTPDGLHPMQAAFVKHDGYQCGYCTPGQICSAVAVLAEIRAGVPSHVTDDLNAPMRLSNAELRERMSGNICRCGAYSNIAEAIEEVAGRSA